The following are encoded together in the Scytonema millei VB511283 genome:
- a CDS encoding UPF0175 family protein, which produces MQITVDIPDEIAQRLDQTWGSLSRRLLEVIIADAYRCGKVNTAEVRQILQLPSRLETHAFLKRMGVYLNYDEAELEKDLQTLKKFRVQ; this is translated from the coding sequence ATGCAAATTACGGTTGACATTCCTGATGAAATTGCCCAACGACTAGACCAAACATGGGGTAGTCTCTCGCGTCGGCTTCTAGAGGTCATTATTGCTGATGCTTACCGCTGTGGTAAAGTTAACACTGCTGAAGTGCGTCAAATCCTACAACTACCATCTCGTCTTGAAACTCATGCCTTTTTAAAGCGGATGGGTGTTTATCTGAATTATGACGAAGCTGAATTAGAAAAGGATCTTCAAACTCTCAAAAAATTC
- a CDS encoding class I SAM-dependent methyltransferase — protein MSDSTYIFANSQPLTQVESEEDELTETELKELARLQAIERVFDPASRQRIQATGIAANWRCLEVGAGAGSIARWMAEIVGDDGKVVAVDLNTRFVAKLKRANIEVIESDIRHLALESQSFDLIHTRYVLIHVPEFQVALAKMLDLLKPGGWIAIEEPDFSAARAIAGNEAACQSMNRVNEAIAQMFASRGMDYAFGIRLPAIFQQLNLQDLSVENDTPLAPGGSGIATVMKMSAERLADKYIATGKTTQQDIDRYCQFAEDLRSWAIYYSTIGVTARKAVSKSKVKS, from the coding sequence ATGTCAGATTCTACATACATCTTTGCTAATTCTCAGCCTTTGACTCAAGTTGAATCCGAAGAAGATGAATTGACAGAAACCGAGCTGAAAGAATTGGCAAGACTCCAAGCAATCGAACGAGTCTTCGATCCAGCCAGCCGTCAGCGAATTCAAGCAACAGGTATTGCTGCAAATTGGCGCTGTCTTGAAGTTGGTGCAGGAGCAGGATCGATCGCCCGATGGATGGCAGAAATTGTTGGAGACGATGGTAAGGTTGTGGCTGTCGATTTAAATACTCGTTTTGTTGCCAAGCTCAAACGAGCGAATATAGAAGTTATAGAATCCGATATTCGTCATCTAGCGCTAGAAAGTCAATCTTTCGATTTAATTCATACTCGCTACGTGTTGATTCATGTTCCAGAATTTCAAGTTGCTCTCGCAAAAATGTTAGATTTGCTCAAACCTGGGGGATGGATTGCGATCGAAGAACCAGATTTTTCTGCTGCTAGAGCGATCGCGGGAAATGAAGCAGCTTGTCAGTCAATGAATCGGGTGAATGAGGCGATCGCCCAAATGTTTGCTAGTAGGGGTATGGATTATGCTTTTGGAATTAGATTGCCTGCAATATTTCAACAGTTGAATTTGCAAGATTTATCTGTAGAGAATGATACTCCTTTAGCTCCAGGTGGTTCGGGAATTGCTACAGTTATGAAAATGTCTGCCGAGCGATTAGCGGATAAATATATTGCTACGGGTAAAACAACGCAACAAGACATCGATCGGTATTGTCAATTTGCCGAAGATCTGCGATCGTGGGCAATTTATTATTCAACTATTGGGGTTACAGCGAGGAAAGCTGTAAGCAAGTCAAAAGTTAAAAGTTAA
- a CDS encoding penicillin-binding protein 1C, with protein sequence MILLCLVIRGLPYLAPIYAKNIVQDGQAIEFSDRHGLPLGTLLTRDRDRTVAIPLNAVSPQFIQAILAAEDGQFYHHGALDLKAIGRAIVTSIQARRIVSGASTITMQLARMLESSPRNLWGKVREVWLSWRLAAGMSKDEILQAYVNRLPMGGNIYGIEAAARIYLGMPASELNLAQASLLAAIPNNPVYLNPYDGWEKLKRRQAYVLDRMVQDKHITRAEAEKANTEAITLQSRRQGIIAAPHFLFWAASQLPKQHPSQIRTTIDRPLQQFVEAQVQQIVRNLASHNVHHAAALVIDNHSGAVLAYVGSPDYFADAELGRNDGVQALRQPGSTLKPFLYQLALEQRLIRPNTVLADVPTHYAIPGARLYSPTDYSETFQGPVRVRVALANSLNVPAVRVLERVGVENFLQRLHQLGFEHLNQSPEYYGLGLTLGSGEVSLWELARAYATMARQGNLEFGIRNSEFGIWAEGDKEDNSKFKIQNSKLVRAPHTPQRQLLQRGTPPQRTDLPHRTDSPTPYSLSSLVTDNWSLITDILSDRHARAKSFGVDSVLNLPFPAAVKTGTSSNFRDTWTVGFTSDYTVATWVGNFDGEPMRQVSGVMGAAPLWNRIMLHLHEDREPAAFPAPSGLVLRPVCALSGLKPTPACPTVVQEYFYPEDLDDYDRYPDTFYQLVTSPTAKEPLYRLNLPREYDEWLATQGRSPGVTSGLKIVSPTNGALFLLYPSHGASDSQQKLEFKLAAKSDKPVEWWLNGQKLATQTSDAFFWELRPGN encoded by the coding sequence TTGATACTACTATGTCTAGTTATCCGTGGCTTGCCTTATCTCGCTCCGATTTATGCCAAAAATATCGTACAGGATGGGCAGGCAATTGAATTTAGCGATCGCCACGGGTTGCCTTTGGGAACTTTACTGACTCGCGATCGCGATCGTACTGTAGCCATACCGTTAAATGCAGTTTCGCCCCAGTTTATTCAAGCAATTTTAGCAGCAGAAGACGGTCAATTCTATCATCACGGAGCGTTGGATTTAAAGGCAATTGGACGGGCGATCGTCACTTCTATTCAAGCTAGAAGAATTGTCAGCGGCGCATCGACAATTACTATGCAACTAGCACGGATGCTAGAATCCTCACCGCGCAACCTCTGGGGGAAAGTTCGAGAAGTTTGGCTGTCTTGGCGGCTAGCCGCAGGCATGAGCAAAGATGAGATTTTGCAAGCTTACGTCAACCGCTTGCCGATGGGTGGCAATATTTACGGTATAGAAGCAGCTGCGCGAATATATCTGGGAATGCCTGCATCCGAACTGAATCTAGCACAAGCAAGTCTGCTAGCAGCCATCCCCAACAATCCGGTGTACCTCAATCCTTACGATGGTTGGGAAAAGTTGAAACGGCGACAGGCATACGTCCTCGATCGCATGGTTCAAGATAAACATATTACCCGTGCTGAGGCAGAAAAAGCCAATACAGAAGCAATTACGCTCCAGTCGCGACGGCAAGGAATTATTGCCGCACCCCATTTTCTATTTTGGGCAGCTAGTCAACTTCCCAAACAACATCCATCCCAAATTCGGACGACTATAGATCGTCCCTTGCAGCAGTTTGTAGAAGCACAAGTCCAGCAAATCGTGCGCAATCTTGCATCACACAACGTCCACCACGCTGCTGCTTTAGTTATTGACAATCATTCTGGTGCAGTTTTAGCGTATGTTGGCTCTCCCGATTACTTTGCCGATGCCGAATTGGGGCGTAACGACGGCGTGCAAGCACTTCGACAGCCTGGATCGACTCTAAAACCCTTTTTGTACCAACTAGCCTTAGAACAGCGCTTAATTCGTCCAAATACCGTATTAGCAGACGTACCTACCCACTATGCTATTCCTGGGGCGCGGCTTTACAGCCCTACAGATTACAGCGAAACCTTTCAAGGACCCGTGCGCGTCCGCGTTGCCTTAGCGAATTCTCTTAACGTTCCCGCCGTGCGAGTCTTAGAGCGAGTTGGTGTAGAAAATTTCTTACAACGCTTGCATCAACTTGGTTTCGAGCATTTAAACCAGTCTCCAGAATATTACGGACTCGGCTTAACTCTCGGTAGCGGTGAAGTCAGTCTGTGGGAATTAGCTCGCGCTTATGCAACTATGGCAAGGCAGGGGAATTTGGAATTCGGAATTCGGAATTCGGAATTCGGAATTTGGGCAGAGGGGGACAAGGAGGACAATTCAAAATTCAAAATTCAAAATTCAAAATTGGTTCGCGCACCCCACACCCCACAACGCCAGTTGCTACAACGGGGGACACCCCCGCAACGCACCGACCTCCCGCATCGCACTGACTCCCCTACACCCTACTCCCTTTCTTCACTGGTCACTGATAACTGGTCACTGATAACTGACATATTAAGCGATCGCCATGCCCGGGCTAAGTCTTTTGGTGTGGACTCGGTGCTGAATTTACCATTTCCGGCTGCGGTGAAAACGGGGACTTCTTCTAATTTTCGCGATACCTGGACGGTAGGATTTACGAGTGATTATACTGTGGCAACTTGGGTAGGTAATTTTGACGGCGAACCGATGCGTCAGGTATCTGGGGTGATGGGTGCGGCTCCTTTGTGGAATCGGATTATGTTGCACTTGCACGAAGATCGAGAGCCTGCGGCTTTTCCTGCTCCATCTGGTTTGGTTTTACGTCCGGTCTGTGCTTTGTCGGGATTGAAACCTACGCCTGCTTGTCCAACGGTGGTACAGGAATATTTTTATCCAGAAGATTTAGACGATTACGATCGCTACCCCGATACTTTCTATCAACTGGTAACTTCTCCTACAGCAAAAGAGCCACTATATCGTCTTAACTTACCTAGAGAGTATGATGAATGGTTGGCAACCCAAGGGCGATCGCCTGGAGTTACGAGCGGACTGAAAATTGTCTCTCCTACCAACGGTGCTTTGTTTCTCCTCTACCCTAGTCATGGGGCGAGTGACAGCCAGCAAAAGCTTGAATTTAAACTCGCTGCCAAGTCAGATAAACCTGTAGAATGGTGGCTTAACGGTCAGAAATTAGCAACGCAGACATCTGATGCTTTCTTCTGGGAGCTGCGTCCTGGGAACTAG
- a CDS encoding ABC transporter permease, whose translation MPAKKSPLQLDATSSQDADEPPLPPKHPRWWNWLEPTIFLTPAGIWLILLLVLPTLIIFELSLVPGFRPGNIVNPSGIDNYIQVFQPLYMGVMGRSLFLASFSTIICLLLGFPVAYWIALLAPQRWRTLLLLGFVLPLWTSSLLRSYAWITILRPTGVLNSLLNSVGLPSLQIHNSSTAVLIGLSYNLLPYMVLILYASLERLDRRLLEAAADLGANPAETFWKVTVPQTLPGIAAGSLLVFITAIGDFIAPELLGGASSMTIARLIYNQFLGTTQNWGFGSALSMVLVLAVSIAIALLIKYGGNNSVTSD comes from the coding sequence GTGCCTGCAAAAAAGTCACCGCTTCAACTCGATGCAACGTCAAGTCAGGATGCCGACGAACCACCGCTACCACCGAAACATCCTCGTTGGTGGAATTGGCTAGAACCAACAATATTTCTAACCCCGGCTGGAATTTGGTTGATATTGTTATTGGTACTACCAACACTGATTATTTTTGAGTTGAGTTTAGTGCCGGGGTTTCGCCCGGGAAATATTGTCAATCCTAGTGGTATAGATAACTATATTCAGGTATTTCAACCCCTGTATATGGGAGTGATGGGGCGATCGCTATTTTTAGCTAGCTTTAGTACTATTATTTGCTTGTTACTAGGATTTCCCGTCGCCTACTGGATTGCTTTGTTGGCTCCCCAACGCTGGCGGACTCTACTTTTATTGGGTTTTGTCTTACCCCTGTGGACATCTTCGTTACTGCGTTCCTATGCCTGGATTACGATTTTGCGTCCTACAGGCGTGCTGAACTCTTTGCTCAACAGTGTTGGTTTACCCAGCCTCCAGATTCACAATAGCAGTACGGCAGTTTTGATTGGCTTGAGTTACAATTTACTGCCTTATATGGTCTTGATTCTCTACGCCTCCCTTGAAAGATTAGACCGCAGATTGCTAGAAGCAGCCGCGGATTTAGGAGCAAATCCCGCTGAAACCTTTTGGAAGGTAACTGTCCCCCAAACTTTACCAGGAATTGCCGCAGGTTCGCTGTTAGTTTTCATTACGGCAATTGGAGATTTCATTGCTCCAGAGTTACTCGGTGGTGCATCCAGTATGACGATCGCCAGGTTAATTTACAATCAGTTTTTAGGCACAACCCAGAACTGGGGATTTGGTTCGGCGTTAAGTATGGTGTTGGTACTAGCTGTGAGTATTGCGATCGCGCTATTAATTAAATACGGCGGGAATAATTCAGTGACTAGTGACTAG
- a CDS encoding polyamine ABC transporter substrate-binding protein, which produces MNTNHQPVQRFSRSRRRFIHTSVAAISGLALTRCGWRQGGVQRTAPPASPTDKLFVYTWSQYTDDELIKNFTSQFKVPVVADIYESNEAMLAKLQAGGGGNYSVIYPSDYMVRRMIERGMLHELDRSRLQGLDRLAPQFQNPTYDPQNRHSIPMSWGTTGFVYNTQQLKEPPTDWEYLWKNSRQLSGRMTLIDDVREVMGATLRMLGYSYNSKDEPQVKQAYEKLRELKPSIAAFDTDAWRSQILAGDLVLAMAYSTDGIKISQENPNLRYIIPASGTSLWTDTIAIPKTAPNLDAAYAWLNYNLEPTVAAEICQRQTVAIPNQVALEQLPTQLRQDPNLFPPESVLNKCERISPLGDFDAVYDRYWTQLTSS; this is translated from the coding sequence ATGAACACAAACCATCAGCCAGTACAAAGATTTTCGCGATCGAGACGCAGATTTATTCACACCTCAGTAGCCGCAATTTCTGGACTTGCCCTCACCCGTTGTGGCTGGAGACAGGGAGGAGTCCAACGGACAGCACCACCAGCAAGTCCAACAGACAAGTTATTTGTCTATACCTGGTCGCAGTATACGGATGACGAGCTGATTAAAAACTTTACCTCTCAGTTCAAAGTACCAGTCGTTGCAGACATCTACGAATCAAACGAAGCAATGCTGGCAAAGTTGCAAGCAGGAGGAGGAGGAAATTACAGCGTCATCTATCCTAGCGATTATATGGTAAGGCGAATGATAGAAAGGGGAATGCTCCACGAACTCGACCGTTCGCGCCTCCAAGGTTTAGACCGACTTGCCCCCCAATTTCAAAATCCGACTTACGATCCGCAAAATCGTCACAGTATTCCCATGAGTTGGGGAACAACTGGATTTGTTTACAATACCCAGCAGTTGAAGGAACCACCTACAGATTGGGAATATTTGTGGAAAAATAGTCGGCAATTGTCGGGACGCATGACTTTAATTGATGACGTGCGGGAAGTCATGGGCGCAACTTTGCGAATGTTGGGTTATTCCTACAACTCTAAAGATGAGCCGCAAGTTAAGCAGGCTTACGAGAAGTTACGAGAACTCAAACCCAGTATTGCTGCATTTGATACCGATGCTTGGCGCAGTCAAATCCTCGCTGGGGATTTAGTGTTAGCGATGGCATATTCCACTGATGGAATTAAAATTTCTCAAGAAAACCCCAATCTCAGATATATCATTCCCGCCAGTGGCACGTCTTTGTGGACGGATACGATCGCCATTCCCAAAACCGCACCCAATCTCGATGCTGCATATGCTTGGCTCAATTACAACTTGGAACCTACGGTAGCAGCAGAAATTTGCCAGCGACAAACTGTAGCCATTCCCAATCAAGTTGCATTAGAACAGTTACCAACTCAGTTGCGCCAAGATCCGAATTTGTTTCCTCCAGAATCGGTCTTAAATAAATGCGAACGTATTTCCCCCTTGGGAGATTTTGATGCAGTTTACGATCGCTACTGGACGCAACTAACGAGTAGCTAG
- a CDS encoding ABC transporter ATP-binding protein, with amino-acid sequence MTARTATRYTGGKVGASLLDVELQNVYKFFHQELAVNGIDLNIRRGEFFSILGPSGCGKTTTLRLIAGFERADAGKILIQGEQMNRVPPYRRPVNTVFQSYALFNHLNVWENIAFGLRLQKLSRVELNSRVEAALRLVKMETMRSRFPVQLSGGQQQRVALARALVNRPAVVLLDEPLAALDLKLRQEMQVELSNLHQNLGVTFIFVTHDQKEALSLSDRIAVMHRGKVEQIGSPKEIYEHPSTAFVADFIGDTNLLAGKIAHSDRSTLQVDSNKGLKIVVQRYDYTEPTATSAPVTISVRPEKIELSLERPTIRTNCFAGKLLHVMYLGTHVHYLVELDSGDRIKVLQPNAGNTLSDTDIPIYVRWATRDCIALKASGSE; translated from the coding sequence ATGACGGCTCGAACTGCAACACGGTATACAGGGGGAAAAGTCGGTGCATCGCTGCTAGATGTTGAGCTGCAAAACGTCTATAAGTTTTTTCATCAAGAATTGGCTGTAAACGGGATCGACCTGAATATTCGACGAGGAGAATTTTTCAGTATTCTCGGTCCCTCTGGTTGTGGCAAAACAACAACGTTACGTTTAATTGCTGGATTTGAACGAGCGGACGCGGGAAAGATATTGATTCAGGGTGAACAGATGAATCGCGTTCCGCCCTATCGCCGCCCCGTCAACACTGTGTTTCAAAGCTATGCTTTGTTTAACCACTTAAATGTGTGGGAGAACATTGCTTTTGGGTTGCGGTTGCAAAAACTCTCGCGGGTGGAACTGAATAGTCGCGTGGAAGCCGCACTGAGGTTAGTCAAAATGGAGACGATGCGATCGCGCTTTCCCGTACAACTCTCAGGCGGACAGCAGCAGCGAGTTGCTTTGGCAAGGGCATTAGTCAATCGTCCGGCAGTCGTGTTGTTAGATGAGCCTTTAGCCGCACTCGACTTGAAACTACGTCAGGAAATGCAGGTAGAATTATCCAATCTGCATCAAAATTTGGGCGTGACATTTATCTTTGTCACCCACGACCAAAAAGAAGCCCTGTCTTTATCAGACCGCATTGCCGTGATGCATCGTGGCAAGGTCGAACAAATTGGTTCTCCCAAGGAAATCTACGAACATCCGAGTACGGCATTTGTAGCTGATTTTATCGGTGATACTAACTTATTAGCCGGGAAAATCGCGCATAGCGATCGCTCGACTCTCCAGGTTGATAGCAACAAGGGATTAAAAATTGTCGTGCAAAGATACGACTATACAGAACCAACCGCAACGTCTGCACCAGTTACGATCAGCGTGCGCCCAGAAAAAATTGAGTTGAGCTTGGAACGTCCTACTATTCGTACGAATTGTTTTGCTGGTAAACTCCTACACGTTATGTACCTGGGAACCCACGTTCACTACTTAGTAGAATTAGACTCGGGCGATCGCATTAAAGTCTTACAACCAAATGCAGGCAACACCTTATCAGACACTGATATACCGATCTACGTTCGTTGGGCGACTCGTGACTGTATAGCTTTAAAAGCCAGTGGAAGCGAATGA
- the mrdA gene encoding penicillin-binding protein 2 — MKIIYPAYGSKTKTTRTVGRSFQAVVLMLGITLALFGGIGSRLAYLQLIEGTRNRQLADNNRIRLIPKQPERGSIFDRKGRILATSRLSHSVYIWPMAPKKPEWDSTKQRLAQILQMPAAEIQQRMDKAGVNSPSLIRMARDINPAQITALAEYKNQLKDVEVYIEPIRSYPNGQIAAHILGYTGEMNDDTLAEKRKEGYRLGDVIGQMGVEAAFEKQLRGEWGGQQVEVDGKGRVLRYLGEKKARSGQNIHLTIDLELQKAAEKTLGDRQGAIVALDPRTGGVLAMVSRPTFDPNVFSKRITPAVWRSLQKKDHPFVNRALRGFPPASTYKIITATAGLESGKFSPKTRLQTYGCMNIGGTRFCDWNLAGFGVLDFPGALAWSSDTFFYQIGRGIGGPTLIEWTRKFGFGRKTGIELAPEEAKGLVADDKWKRANYDLPWKVGDTVNMSIGQGFLQVSPLQVAVMFAVPASGGYRIKPHLLRDNEEAKKWRESLNIKPSTVQTVRQGLRQVVASGTGRALNSPTIPPAAGKSGTAETYKKKSHTWFGGYAPYNKPEIVVVAFAEHSGGGGGKLCAPMVLKVMEAYFHGQKAKGEVVSR, encoded by the coding sequence ATGAAAATCATTTACCCCGCCTATGGCAGTAAAACGAAAACCACCCGCACTGTCGGGCGTAGTTTCCAAGCCGTAGTGTTAATGCTAGGGATTACTCTTGCCTTGTTTGGTGGGATTGGCAGTCGGCTGGCATATTTACAGCTGATTGAAGGGACTCGCAATCGTCAGTTGGCAGACAATAACCGCATTCGCTTGATTCCCAAACAGCCAGAACGGGGTAGTATCTTCGATCGCAAAGGCAGAATTTTAGCAACTAGTCGTCTGTCTCATTCCGTTTACATTTGGCCTATGGCTCCCAAAAAACCGGAATGGGACAGTACTAAACAACGGCTTGCCCAAATTTTACAAATGCCAGCCGCCGAAATTCAACAACGCATGGATAAAGCCGGGGTAAATTCTCCTAGCCTAATTCGCATGGCACGAGATATTAACCCCGCTCAAATTACGGCTTTGGCAGAATACAAAAATCAATTAAAAGATGTAGAAGTTTACATCGAACCGATTCGCAGTTATCCCAACGGTCAAATCGCCGCCCACATTCTCGGTTATACAGGCGAGATGAATGACGATACATTAGCTGAGAAACGTAAAGAAGGCTATCGCCTCGGAGATGTCATCGGACAAATGGGAGTAGAAGCAGCCTTTGAGAAGCAACTGCGGGGTGAATGGGGCGGACAACAGGTAGAAGTTGATGGGAAAGGCAGGGTTTTACGATATTTAGGCGAGAAGAAGGCAAGGTCGGGTCAGAACATTCATTTAACGATCGATCTAGAGTTACAAAAAGCCGCCGAAAAAACTTTGGGCGATCGCCAAGGGGCAATTGTCGCCCTCGACCCCCGTACTGGCGGGGTTTTGGCAATGGTGAGTCGTCCTACCTTCGACCCCAACGTATTTTCTAAACGCATCACCCCCGCCGTATGGCGCAGCCTGCAAAAGAAAGACCACCCCTTTGTCAACCGTGCCTTAAGAGGCTTTCCCCCTGCCAGTACGTACAAAATCATCACCGCTACAGCTGGCTTGGAGTCGGGGAAATTTTCGCCTAAAACGCGATTGCAGACTTACGGTTGCATGAACATCGGTGGTACGAGATTCTGCGATTGGAATCTTGCCGGATTTGGCGTACTCGATTTTCCTGGGGCGTTGGCTTGGAGTAGCGATACATTTTTCTATCAAATCGGTCGGGGAATTGGCGGACCGACTCTGATTGAATGGACGCGAAAGTTTGGCTTTGGGCGCAAAACGGGAATCGAACTCGCACCGGAAGAGGCTAAAGGTTTAGTTGCGGATGATAAATGGAAGCGAGCCAACTATGACTTACCTTGGAAGGTAGGGGACACGGTAAACATGTCCATCGGTCAAGGATTTTTGCAAGTTTCTCCCTTGCAAGTTGCTGTGATGTTCGCCGTTCCTGCTAGTGGTGGCTACCGGATCAAACCGCACTTACTGCGAGATAACGAGGAAGCGAAGAAATGGCGGGAGTCTTTAAATATCAAACCAAGCACCGTGCAAACCGTCCGTCAGGGATTGCGACAAGTCGTAGCTAGCGGGACGGGTAGGGCATTGAATTCTCCTACCATTCCCCCCGCTGCTGGTAAAAGCGGTACGGCGGAGACTTATAAGAAGAAATCTCACACTTGGTTTGGCGGTTACGCCCCATACAATAAACCAGAAATTGTGGTCGTAGCGTTTGCCGAACACTCTGGTGGTGGCGGTGGAAAGCTTTGCGCCCCAATGGTGTTGAAGGTTATGGAAGCTTATTTTCACGGACAGAAAGCAAAGGGAGAAGTTGTAAGTCGGTAG
- a CDS encoding tetratricopeptide repeat protein produces MTATTNNNLTSIEEFPSAVEVAKIWQQKGTQLANLGKYTEALNYLNRAITIHEDNPTALEDV; encoded by the coding sequence ATGACCGCAACGACTAATAACAATTTGACCTCGATTGAGGAATTTCCATCTGCTGTTGAAGTTGCTAAGATTTGGCAGCAAAAGGGGACTCAATTAGCCAATTTAGGTAAATATACAGAAGCATTGAATTACCTAAATCGAGCTATAACAATTCATGAAGACAATCCTACTGCTTTAGAGGATGTTTGA
- a CDS encoding IS5 family transposase: protein QYEFLSDMIPEPKLGGRPRTVNMWEIFNAIFYVLCEGVQWRALPSDFPAWQTVYTYFRNWRIDGTWLKLHDSLREWFRIEQQRHPSPSEAIIDSQSVKSTAMVHEAVGYDAGKQIKGRKRFMSVDTLGLVLRVLVTAASVGEREGGKQVLQKVKQMGKKVSRLTTIWVDGGFDGTSFMMWVMDFCRWIVQVVLRPEQTKGFVLLKKRWVVERTFGWLMGCRRLVRDYELLPQTSETFIYLAMIRIMVRRLA from the coding sequence CCCAATATGAATTTCTGAGTGACATGATTCCAGAGCCTAAACTAGGTGGTCGTCCCCGTACAGTCAATATGTGGGAGATTTTCAACGCAATTTTCTATGTGTTGTGCGAAGGGGTACAATGGCGAGCACTACCGAGTGACTTTCCAGCATGGCAGACTGTATACACTTATTTCCGTAACTGGCGCATTGATGGGACATGGTTGAAGCTTCACGACAGCCTGCGAGAGTGGTTCAGAATCGAGCAGCAGCGTCATCCCAGTCCATCAGAAGCGATTATCGATAGCCAAAGTGTGAAAAGCACCGCGATGGTACATGAAGCGGTGGGCTATGATGCGGGCAAACAAATCAAAGGACGCAAGCGGTTTATGAGTGTCGATACTTTGGGGTTAGTATTGCGGGTATTGGTCACAGCCGCCAGTGTTGGAGAACGAGAGGGAGGTAAACAAGTACTCCAGAAGGTAAAACAGATGGGTAAAAAGGTGTCCCGTTTGACAACCATTTGGGTCGATGGCGGCTTTGACGGTACATCGTTCATGATGTGGGTGATGGACTTCTGCCGTTGGATTGTGCAAGTGGTGCTGCGACCAGAACAAACTAAGGGTTTCGTGTTGCTCAAAAAACGTTGGGTGGTGGAGCGCACTTTCGGCTGGCTAATGGGGTGTCGGCGATTAGTCAGAGACTATGAATTATTGCCCCAAACCTCCGAGACTTTTATCTACCTTGCCATGATCCGTATCATGGTTAGGCGGCTGGCATAA
- a CDS encoding M90 family metallopeptidase, whose amino-acid sequence MIETLTIIIAIAFIIAGIFIHPILIKKRRRHYKQRPFPILWNAVIENNLPIYYCLSKGDRQRLQGHIQVFLAEKQFIGCNGLLVTEEMKITIAAVACLLLLNERGEYFLKLRSIFIYPRTYFVNEIAKTGSYIVEEKRVARLGESWTNDQLVLSWEQVQYDTRNWQDGRNIVLHEFAHQLDQEDGEAEGVPILLRKLDYPIWMQVMTAAYQQLCHDVQRGKKTVMDSYGTTNPAEFFAVATETFFEKPHQLQKQHSALYELLQSYYQLDPVQWV is encoded by the coding sequence ATGATAGAAACACTAACTATTATAATCGCGATCGCCTTCATTATTGCTGGGATTTTCATTCATCCTATTCTAATAAAAAAACGTCGCCGTCACTATAAGCAGCGTCCTTTTCCTATACTGTGGAATGCAGTAATTGAAAATAATTTACCAATTTATTATTGTCTTTCCAAGGGCGATCGCCAGCGCTTGCAAGGACACATTCAAGTATTCTTAGCAGAAAAGCAATTTATTGGTTGTAATGGTTTGCTAGTGACAGAAGAAATGAAAATAACGATCGCTGCTGTTGCTTGTTTACTTTTACTCAATGAAAGAGGCGAATATTTCTTAAAGTTGCGCTCTATTTTCATCTATCCCAGGACATATTTTGTCAATGAAATCGCAAAAACTGGAAGCTATATTGTAGAAGAAAAGCGCGTGGCAAGATTGGGAGAGTCTTGGACGAATGACCAATTGGTCTTATCTTGGGAACAGGTACAATACGATACTCGTAACTGGCAAGATGGTCGCAATATCGTACTGCATGAGTTTGCCCATCAGTTAGACCAGGAAGATGGAGAAGCTGAAGGCGTACCCATTTTGTTACGAAAATTAGATTATCCGATTTGGATGCAGGTGATGACAGCAGCGTATCAGCAACTTTGTCATGACGTACAACGAGGTAAAAAAACTGTTATGGATAGCTATGGAACGACAAATCCAGCCGAGTTTTTTGCCGTCGCAACAGAAACTTTTTTTGAAAAACCGCACCAATTACAGAAACAGCATTCAGCACTTTACGAATTATTACAAAGTTATTATCAACTCGATCCCGTGCAGTGGGTTTAA